From a single Nicotiana tomentosiformis chromosome 2, ASM39032v3, whole genome shotgun sequence genomic region:
- the LOC138905286 gene encoding uncharacterized protein: MFDGTGDPKVHVRTYCDKLVGVGKDERIRMKMFMRSLTGDALSWYISQNPKKWINWVSMASDFMDRFRFNTENAPDVFYIQNLKKKPTETFREYATRWSSEAAKVRPALEEEQILCPSPGFAIL, translated from the coding sequence ATGTTCGACGGGACTGGTGATCCAAAGGTACATGTAAGGACGTATTGCGACAAGCTCGTAGGGGTTGGTAAAGATGAAAGAATCCGTATGAAgatgttcatgaggagcctcactggagatgccctatcctggtacatcagtcaaaatccaaagaagtggattaattgggtaagcatggcgtcAGATTTTATGGATCGGTTCAGATTCAACACAGAGAATGCACCAGACGTCTTCTATATCCAGAATCTTaagaagaagccgacagaaactttccgcgagtatgctactcggtggagttcagaggctgcaaaagtaaggccagcattGGAAGAAGAACAAATTCTTTGTCCGAGCCCAGGATTCGCAATATTATGA